Proteins from one Xenopus tropicalis strain Nigerian chromosome 1, UCB_Xtro_10.0, whole genome shotgun sequence genomic window:
- the mcidas gene encoding multicilin isoform X2, with protein sequence MQNRRKAFDKLCPNTMPDLSSRMGKRQSKTEKKLHKNIFTHTGPVTIYVDPPSSVDSALATIDWQDLADCNSVIQQDAAGGALTEQQQQGHCLPGESDFDLQEFRDAVDQFIADQPSLMQPGLGSSGFQLPCNGSVFEPCMTDTLQPQPDHLLPISVQSIPSTEQYWRDVADHNQKALGDALVENNQLQVSLTEKQEEIASLKEKNIQLNELANQAKHLASVLDKLMKERPKHSSGATQGRLPVKRSLEDFYPQSNEPDSTQVDEILREISKKCNIALMGNELSESKRPRLEPMDTMGWQEEGITKIKMCGAFNGLKTSTGLNSVNLGETELEEDVSFRTSIKEHSTIRTLAFPQGNAFTIRTAAGGYKFRWVPN encoded by the exons ATGCAGAACAGAAGGAAAGCCTTTGATAAGCTCTGTCCTAATACAATGCCGGATTTGTCCAGCCGGATGGGCAAAAGGCAGAGCAAGACGGAAAAGAAG CTGCACaagaacatatttacacacactgGCCCAGTGACCATCTATGTTGATCCACCTAGTTCAGTAGACTCAG CACTCGCTACAATCGATTGGCAAGATCTGGCAGATTGCAATTCTGTCATTCAGCAGGACGCCGCTGGGGGCGCACTTacggagcagcagcagcag GGACACTGCCTACCAGGGGAGTCCGACTTTGACCTGCAGGAGTTCCGAGATGCAGTGGATCAGTTTATTGCAG ATCAGCCCTCTCTCATGCAGCCTGGCCTTGGGTCCTCAGGATTCCAGCTCCCCTGTAACGGGTCAGTGTTTGAGCCCTGTATGACCGACACCCTCCAACCTCAGCCGGACCACTTGTTGCCCATTAGTGTGCAGTCCATCCCCTCCACTGAGCAATACTGGAGAGATGTGGCTGATCACAACCAGAAAGCTCTGGGGGACGCCTTGGTGGAGAACAACCAG CTCCAGGTGAGCCTGACTGAGAAACAGGAGGAGATCGCTTCCCTGAAGGAGAAGAACATCCAGCTAAATGAACTGGCCAACCAAGCAAAGCATCTGGCTTCTGTCCTTGAT AAACTGATGAAAGAGCGGCCAAAGCATAGTTCTGGGGCAACTCAGGGGAGACTCCCAGTGAAACGGAGCCTAGAGGACTTTTACCCCCAGAGCAATGAGCCGGACTCTACCCAGGTGGATGAAATACTGAGGGAAATCTCTAAGAAATGCAATATAGCCTTAATGGGCAATGAGCTCAGTGAAAGCAAGCGCCCCAGGCTGGAGCCTATGGACACAATGGGTTGGCAAGAAGAAGGCATAACTAAAATTAAAATGTGTGGTGCATTTAATGGACTGAAAACATCTACAGGGCTGAACTCTGTCAACTTGGGTGAAACAGAGCTAGAAGAAGATGTCTCCTTCAGAACATCCATCAAAGAGCACAGCACAATCAGGACTTTGGCATTTCCCCAGGGAAATGCTTTCACCATTAGGACTGCTGCTGGGGGCTACAAATTTAGATGGGTCCCCAATTAA
- the mcidas gene encoding multicilin isoform X1 — MQNRRKAFDKLCPNTMPDLSSRMGKRQSKTEKKLHKNIFTHTGPVTIYVDPPSSVDSAALATIDWQDLADCNSVIQQDAAGGALTEQQQQGHCLPGESDFDLQEFRDAVDQFIADQPSLMQPGLGSSGFQLPCNGSVFEPCMTDTLQPQPDHLLPISVQSIPSTEQYWRDVADHNQKALGDALVENNQLQVSLTEKQEEIASLKEKNIQLNELANQAKHLASVLDKLMKERPKHSSGATQGRLPVKRSLEDFYPQSNEPDSTQVDEILREISKKCNIALMGNELSESKRPRLEPMDTMGWQEEGITKIKMCGAFNGLKTSTGLNSVNLGETELEEDVSFRTSIKEHSTIRTLAFPQGNAFTIRTAAGGYKFRWVPN; from the exons ATGCAGAACAGAAGGAAAGCCTTTGATAAGCTCTGTCCTAATACAATGCCGGATTTGTCCAGCCGGATGGGCAAAAGGCAGAGCAAGACGGAAAAGAAG CTGCACaagaacatatttacacacactgGCCCAGTGACCATCTATGTTGATCCACCTAGTTCAGTAGACTCAG CAGCACTCGCTACAATCGATTGGCAAGATCTGGCAGATTGCAATTCTGTCATTCAGCAGGACGCCGCTGGGGGCGCACTTacggagcagcagcagcag GGACACTGCCTACCAGGGGAGTCCGACTTTGACCTGCAGGAGTTCCGAGATGCAGTGGATCAGTTTATTGCAG ATCAGCCCTCTCTCATGCAGCCTGGCCTTGGGTCCTCAGGATTCCAGCTCCCCTGTAACGGGTCAGTGTTTGAGCCCTGTATGACCGACACCCTCCAACCTCAGCCGGACCACTTGTTGCCCATTAGTGTGCAGTCCATCCCCTCCACTGAGCAATACTGGAGAGATGTGGCTGATCACAACCAGAAAGCTCTGGGGGACGCCTTGGTGGAGAACAACCAG CTCCAGGTGAGCCTGACTGAGAAACAGGAGGAGATCGCTTCCCTGAAGGAGAAGAACATCCAGCTAAATGAACTGGCCAACCAAGCAAAGCATCTGGCTTCTGTCCTTGAT AAACTGATGAAAGAGCGGCCAAAGCATAGTTCTGGGGCAACTCAGGGGAGACTCCCAGTGAAACGGAGCCTAGAGGACTTTTACCCCCAGAGCAATGAGCCGGACTCTACCCAGGTGGATGAAATACTGAGGGAAATCTCTAAGAAATGCAATATAGCCTTAATGGGCAATGAGCTCAGTGAAAGCAAGCGCCCCAGGCTGGAGCCTATGGACACAATGGGTTGGCAAGAAGAAGGCATAACTAAAATTAAAATGTGTGGTGCATTTAATGGACTGAAAACATCTACAGGGCTGAACTCTGTCAACTTGGGTGAAACAGAGCTAGAAGAAGATGTCTCCTTCAGAACATCCATCAAAGAGCACAGCACAATCAGGACTTTGGCATTTCCCCAGGGAAATGCTTTCACCATTAGGACTGCTGCTGGGGGCTACAAATTTAGATGGGTCCCCAATTAA
- the mcidas gene encoding multicilin isoform X3, which produces MAVQMCYPHFPTYGYDWQGHCLPGESDFDLQEFRDAVDQFIADQPSLMQPGLGSSGFQLPCNGSVFEPCMTDTLQPQPDHLLPISVQSIPSTEQYWRDVADHNQKALGDALVENNQLQVSLTEKQEEIASLKEKNIQLNELANQAKHLASVLDKLMKERPKHSSGATQGRLPVKRSLEDFYPQSNEPDSTQVDEILREISKKCNIALMGNELSESKRPRLEPMDTMGWQEEGITKIKMCGAFNGLKTSTGLNSVNLGETELEEDVSFRTSIKEHSTIRTLAFPQGNAFTIRTAAGGYKFRWVPN; this is translated from the exons ATGGCGGTACAGATGTGCTACCCTCATTTCCCCACTTATGGATATGATTGGCAG GGACACTGCCTACCAGGGGAGTCCGACTTTGACCTGCAGGAGTTCCGAGATGCAGTGGATCAGTTTATTGCAG ATCAGCCCTCTCTCATGCAGCCTGGCCTTGGGTCCTCAGGATTCCAGCTCCCCTGTAACGGGTCAGTGTTTGAGCCCTGTATGACCGACACCCTCCAACCTCAGCCGGACCACTTGTTGCCCATTAGTGTGCAGTCCATCCCCTCCACTGAGCAATACTGGAGAGATGTGGCTGATCACAACCAGAAAGCTCTGGGGGACGCCTTGGTGGAGAACAACCAG CTCCAGGTGAGCCTGACTGAGAAACAGGAGGAGATCGCTTCCCTGAAGGAGAAGAACATCCAGCTAAATGAACTGGCCAACCAAGCAAAGCATCTGGCTTCTGTCCTTGAT AAACTGATGAAAGAGCGGCCAAAGCATAGTTCTGGGGCAACTCAGGGGAGACTCCCAGTGAAACGGAGCCTAGAGGACTTTTACCCCCAGAGCAATGAGCCGGACTCTACCCAGGTGGATGAAATACTGAGGGAAATCTCTAAGAAATGCAATATAGCCTTAATGGGCAATGAGCTCAGTGAAAGCAAGCGCCCCAGGCTGGAGCCTATGGACACAATGGGTTGGCAAGAAGAAGGCATAACTAAAATTAAAATGTGTGGTGCATTTAATGGACTGAAAACATCTACAGGGCTGAACTCTGTCAACTTGGGTGAAACAGAGCTAGAAGAAGATGTCTCCTTCAGAACATCCATCAAAGAGCACAGCACAATCAGGACTTTGGCATTTCCCCAGGGAAATGCTTTCACCATTAGGACTGCTGCTGGGGGCTACAAATTTAGATGGGTCCCCAATTAA